A region from the Campylobacter blaseri genome encodes:
- the pepT gene encoding peptidase T: MDIVDRFIGYTKINTTTNRENGANGIMPSSPNQMELAKLIKKELEDLGIKDISLSEKAILIAKLPSNLDKKVPSVAFFAHLDTSAEQTNDTKAQIVKYEGGDICLNEELEIYLKKSEFKELENYIGDDIIVTDGTSLLGADDKAAIASIVNMLKYFTENTDVKHGEIVACFVPDEEQGLRGAKALDASKVGTDFGYCLDCCGIGEFIYENWNAGDCVVTFTGASAHPMNAKGKLINSLLMAHKFISLLPNGEAPEYTENKEGYFWVKELSGNSAKTVLKIDVREFDDQKYKKRMQFLQDLADGLNKVWNGKVDIKLNDRYENVYNYLKNDNAPAIVYAKTAFKNLGIKPIIKPMRGGYDGAVISAKGIPCPNIFTGAHNFHSIYEYLPVKSLRAASEVTKEIVKLVAKD; encoded by the coding sequence ATGGATATAGTTGATAGGTTTATAGGTTATACTAAAATTAACACAACCACAAATAGAGAAAATGGGGCAAATGGCATTATGCCATCTTCCCCAAATCAAATGGAATTAGCAAAGTTAATTAAAAAAGAACTTGAGGATTTAGGCATAAAAGATATAAGCCTAAGTGAAAAAGCTATCTTAATAGCTAAACTACCATCAAATTTAGATAAAAAAGTACCATCTGTTGCGTTTTTTGCACACCTTGATACAAGCGCAGAGCAAACAAATGATACAAAAGCTCAGATAGTAAAATATGAAGGTGGTGATATATGCCTAAATGAAGAACTTGAAATTTACTTAAAAAAGAGTGAATTTAAAGAGCTTGAAAACTATATAGGTGATGATATCATAGTAACTGATGGAACTAGTTTACTTGGTGCTGATGATAAAGCTGCTATTGCAAGTATTGTAAATATGCTTAAATATTTTACTGAAAATACAGATGTGAAACATGGTGAAATAGTAGCTTGCTTTGTTCCTGATGAAGAGCAAGGGCTAAGAGGTGCTAAGGCTTTAGATGCTAGTAAAGTTGGAACTGATTTTGGATATTGTTTGGATTGTTGCGGAATTGGTGAGTTTATATATGAAAACTGGAATGCTGGGGATTGTGTAGTTACTTTTACAGGGGCTTCGGCTCATCCTATGAATGCAAAAGGAAAACTTATAAACTCACTTTTAATGGCTCACAAATTCATCTCTCTTCTTCCAAATGGTGAAGCACCTGAATATACAGAAAATAAAGAGGGTTACTTTTGGGTAAAAGAGTTAAGTGGAAATAGTGCAAAAACTGTTTTAAAGATTGATGTTAGAGAATTTGATGATCAAAAATATAAAAAGAGAATGCAGTTCTTGCAAGATTTAGCTGATGGGCTTAATAAAGTTTGGAATGGTAAAGTTGATATAAAATTAAACGATAGATATGAAAATGTCTATAACTACCTAAAAAATGACAATGCACCTGCTATAGTTTATGCAAAAACAGCATTTAAAAATTTAGGCATAAAACCTATAATCAAACCTATGCGTGGTGGATATGATGGTGCTGTAATCTCAGCAAAAGGCATTCCTTGTCCAAATATATTTACAGGAGCTCATAACTTTCATTCAATCTATGAATACCTACCTGTAAAATCATTAAGAGCGGCAAGTGAAGTTACTAAAGAGATAGTAAAGCTAGTTGCCAAAGATTAA
- a CDS encoding response regulator transcription factor translates to MSESINSLKKLSILIVEDDEISRDLLVEGLKPYCNSIYGAKNGLDGLEKFNKYKIDIIITDIHMPNMNGFEMMKEISNIKPHQKFIVLTSYDSDLNLMKSIEQGAILFLKKPIDIKELRSMLITLTYEKDEKLTKISDSISINIKKEKIYKDGEEIYLTYLQNKIFWLFAYNLNQLVSYDMIEEFVYENEYASKGAIQNVILRLRRELGIQIKNIPELGYILAAKKME, encoded by the coding sequence ATGAGTGAATCTATAAATTCATTAAAAAAACTTTCAATTTTAATAGTAGAAGATGATGAAATTTCAAGAGATCTTTTAGTAGAAGGGTTAAAGCCATATTGCAATAGCATCTATGGGGCAAAAAACGGACTTGATGGATTAGAAAAATTTAATAAATATAAAATTGATATTATCATAACAGATATTCACATGCCTAATATGAATGGCTTTGAGATGATGAAGGAAATTTCTAATATAAAACCACATCAGAAATTTATAGTATTAACATCGTATGATAGTGATTTAAATTTGATGAAAAGCATAGAGCAAGGGGCTATTTTGTTTTTAAAAAAACCCATTGATATAAAAGAGCTTAGATCCATGCTCATTACTCTAACTTATGAAAAAGATGAAAAACTAACAAAAATTTCAGATTCTATAAGCATCAACATCAAAAAAGAAAAAATCTACAAAGATGGAGAAGAAATTTATTTAACATACCTTCAAAATAAAATTTTTTGGCTCTTTGCTTATAACTTAAATCAATTAGTTAGTTATGATATGATTGAAGAATTTGTTTATGAAAACGAGTATGCTAGTAAAGGTGCCATACAAAATGTAATACTTAGATTAAGGAGAGAACTTGGTATTCAGATTAAAAATATTCCTGAACTAGGATATATTTTAGCTGCTAAAAAAATGGAGTAA
- the pepE gene encoding dipeptidase PepE, whose amino-acid sequence MKKALLLSASSYKDTGYLNHSKDWIKEFLGDLVNEEILFIPYAGVSRTNEEYEIRVKDCLGMDNIKSIHRYEDKKAAIKNAKIISVGGGNTFVLMHYLYKYDLVDTIKEAVENGTLYFGWSAGANIAGATMMTTNDMPIIMPKSFDSLNIFHYQINPHFISGKIPGHNGESREQRIEEFLTINQKSIVYAMPEGTAFVINGDEAEIIGHDDMLKFEYKKPIATIKNGSKIKI is encoded by the coding sequence ATGAAAAAAGCATTGCTTTTAAGTGCCTCAAGCTATAAAGATACAGGCTATCTCAATCACAGCAAAGACTGGATTAAAGAATTTTTGGGCGATTTGGTGAATGAAGAAATTTTATTTATACCATATGCAGGAGTTAGTAGGACAAATGAAGAGTATGAGATTAGAGTAAAAGATTGTCTAGGCATGGATAATATTAAGTCTATTCATAGATATGAAGACAAAAAAGCAGCTATTAAAAATGCAAAAATTATTAGCGTTGGTGGTGGAAATACATTCGTTTTAATGCACTATCTTTATAAATATGATTTGGTTGATACTATTAAAGAGGCAGTTGAAAATGGCACATTATACTTTGGTTGGTCAGCAGGAGCAAATATAGCAGGTGCTACTATGATGACAACAAATGATATGCCAATTATTATGCCAAAATCATTTGATAGTTTAAACATATTCCATTATCAGATAAACCCACACTTCATAAGTGGTAAAATTCCAGGGCATAATGGAGAAAGTAGAGAACAAAGGATTGAGGAGTTTTTAACTATCAATCAAAAAAGTATAGTTTATGCCATGCCTGAAGGAACAGCATTTGTTATAAATGGAGATGAGGCTGAGATCATAGGGCATGATGATATGTTAAAATTTGAGTATAAAAAACCTATTGCTACTATTAAAAATGGTAGTAAAATTAAAATATAA
- a CDS encoding amidohydrolase: MDKISNQILSLKDEIIETRRFFHSHPETGWFTFFTSAVIADKMKKLGYDLKLGKDIVKADSRQGLGSKEACENAIKRAKTLLNEDQIKYLDFMEDGLTGVVAEIDTKRAGKTIAFRFDIDGVDVTESKDETHRPFKDGFRADIDGITHACGHDGHITMGLFLARLIAENLNDFNGKFRFIFQTAEEGTRGAVGMEKAGVLDSVDYLLGGHIGFQATTMGGIICGTNKLLATTKFDVTLKGKASHAAGAPQKGANALLAAAQIALNMHGITRHSDGVTRINVGVLRAGEGRNVIAPNGYLACETRGETTELNNFMFEECMKIIKGVSTIYDVKYDVKVTGGTAGGDSDIEVTELYESTAKESPFIDNDKIIKEFDFGACEDFAHFMQSVQKSGGKSGYLMIGTTLKSSHHSSTFDFDENSLLAGIDIFLRSAYKLNGNKQ, translated from the coding sequence ATGGATAAAATTTCAAATCAAATCTTATCTTTAAAAGATGAGATTATAGAAACTAGGAGATTTTTTCATTCACACCCTGAAACAGGTTGGTTTACATTTTTCACATCAGCTGTAATTGCAGATAAGATGAAAAAATTAGGATATGACTTAAAGCTAGGTAAAGATATTGTTAAAGCTGATTCTAGACAAGGATTAGGCTCAAAAGAGGCTTGCGAAAACGCAATTAAAAGGGCTAAAACCCTGTTAAATGAAGATCAAATTAAATATCTTGATTTTATGGAAGATGGATTAACAGGAGTTGTTGCTGAGATTGACACAAAAAGAGCTGGTAAAACCATAGCTTTTAGATTTGATATTGATGGGGTTGATGTAACTGAAAGTAAAGATGAAACCCATAGACCTTTTAAAGATGGATTTAGAGCTGATATTGATGGAATTACTCACGCTTGTGGACATGATGGTCATATCACAATGGGGCTGTTTTTGGCAAGGCTTATAGCTGAAAACTTAAATGATTTTAATGGCAAATTTAGATTTATCTTCCAAACCGCAGAAGAAGGTACAAGAGGTGCAGTTGGAATGGAAAAAGCTGGGGTTTTAGATAGTGTTGATTATTTACTTGGTGGGCATATCGGTTTTCAAGCTACAACTATGGGAGGTATAATTTGTGGAACAAACAAACTTTTAGCAACAACTAAGTTTGATGTTACTTTAAAAGGTAAAGCTTCTCATGCAGCAGGTGCTCCTCAAAAAGGTGCTAATGCACTTTTAGCGGCAGCACAAATAGCGCTCAATATGCACGGAATTACTCGCCATAGCGATGGAGTTACTAGAATAAATGTAGGAGTTTTAAGAGCTGGGGAGGGAAGAAATGTTATAGCGCCAAATGGATATCTAGCTTGTGAAACAAGAGGTGAAACGACAGAACTTAACAACTTTATGTTTGAAGAGTGTATGAAAATCATAAAAGGTGTTAGTACAATTTACGATGTAAAATATGATGTAAAAGTTACAGGTGGAACAGCTGGCGGAGATAGCGATATAGAAGTAACTGAGCTTTACGAAAGTACAGCTAAAGAATCACCATTTATAGATAATGACAAGATTATTAAAGAATTTGACTTTGGAGCTTGTGAAGATTTTGCTCACTTTATGCAAAGTGTTCAAAAAAGTGGTGGCAAAAGTGGTTACTTAATGATAGGAACAACTCTAAAATCAAGTCATCATAGCTCAACTTTTGATTTTGATGAAAATTCATTACTAGCTGGAATTGATATATTTTTAAGATCTGCGTATAAACTAAACGGAAACAAACAATAA
- a CDS encoding M20 family metallo-hydrolase, which yields MINTKRFKQDFENISKFGALEGGGITRLAFSKEDKEARKYLKALIKEANLELKIDNVGNIYARYSDVEDPNLPAVSVGSHIDSVPNGGFYDGTLGVMAGLEAIRSIKESGKKLKRPLELIVFVCEESSRFKMATVGSKIVSKKLNLQNLKELKDEDGISLFDVMKSFDLSPEILETCILKDGTYLAYLELHIEQGPVLEHKKTPVGFVSGIAAPIRYEFNIKGSADHSGATPMNMRKDALVCASKIILNIEKFAKEYKTAVATVGYAKTKPGVLNVIPGECVLGIDIRDIDKNSLLELDKRICDMTESICKEQDCEFELKQLTKDTPVKLDDELISIMLSKANELKIPSMILPSGAGHDAMHMKGIAKQVGMIFIPCKDGISHNIKEEINFDDAFKACEVLTHTMLELAIK from the coding sequence ATGATAAATACCAAAAGATTTAAACAAGATTTTGAAAATATTTCAAAATTTGGGGCACTTGAGGGAGGCGGCATTACTCGTCTAGCCTTTAGCAAAGAAGATAAAGAGGCAAGAAAGTATTTAAAAGCCCTCATAAAAGAGGCAAATTTAGAGCTTAAAATTGACAATGTAGGCAATATTTATGCAAGATATAGTGATGTAGAAGATCCAAATTTACCTGCAGTTAGTGTTGGATCTCACATTGATAGCGTTCCAAATGGTGGATTTTATGATGGAACTTTGGGTGTTATGGCTGGGCTTGAAGCAATTAGAAGTATTAAAGAAAGTGGCAAAAAACTAAAAAGACCTTTGGAGCTTATAGTCTTTGTTTGTGAGGAGTCAAGTAGGTTTAAAATGGCTACAGTTGGCAGTAAGATTGTAAGTAAAAAACTAAACTTACAAAATTTAAAAGAGCTAAAAGATGAAGATGGTATAAGCTTGTTTGATGTTATGAAAAGCTTTGATTTAAGTCCTGAAATTTTAGAAACTTGTATCTTAAAAGATGGAACTTATCTAGCATATCTTGAATTACACATTGAACAAGGCCCTGTTTTAGAGCATAAAAAAACTCCTGTTGGTTTTGTAAGTGGGATAGCTGCACCAATTAGATATGAGTTTAATATAAAAGGAAGTGCCGATCATAGTGGGGCAACACCTATGAATATGAGAAAAGATGCCTTAGTTTGCGCAAGTAAAATTATCTTAAATATAGAAAAATTTGCAAAAGAGTACAAAACAGCGGTTGCAACTGTTGGGTATGCTAAAACAAAACCAGGAGTTTTAAATGTAATTCCAGGAGAGTGTGTATTAGGCATAGATATAAGAGATATAGACAAGAATAGCCTGCTAGAGCTTGATAAAAGAATTTGTGATATGACAGAAAGTATTTGCAAAGAACAAGATTGTGAATTTGAACTAAAGCAACTTACAAAAGACACGCCTGTAAAGCTAGATGATGAACTAATTTCTATAATGCTAAGCAAGGCAAATGAACTTAAAATACCTAGCATGATCTTGCCAAGCGGCGCAGGTCATGATGCTATGCATATGAAAGGTATAGCAAAACAAGTTGGGATGATTTTTATACCTTGCAAGGATGGGATTAGTCATAATATAAAAGAGGAAATCAACTTTGATGATGCCTTTAAGGCTTGTGAGGTTTTAACACATACTATGCTAGAATTAGCAATTAAATAA
- a CDS encoding iron-containing alcohol dehydrogenase gives MENFSFCNPVRVEFGKDKEKNIGKYMSEFEAKKALIIYGSNRIKNSGLFDVVISSLKENGIEFTVCGGVKSNPVLSKVKEGIEIAKKYGADSILAVGGGSVLDSAKAISVGACYDGDVWDFFLGKKPVKALKIFDIITLAATGSEMNSGAVITNEDTLQKYSCISPVMFPKVSVINPELQKSVSREYLVYSASDVIAHSIEAYFTAKNRPNLINLQVEANIKTIMRTTEILLDKPDDYNARAEFAWAATMALNGLTHLGLGGYSFPNHMIEHAMSAVSDCPHGAGLSVIMPAWMMWYRDNNIEQFKRFAYEIFGLNEAKDGILALKKWFEKIGTPTKLSELKIEGEILDEVKNVAINSTKKYGVTEFYSKKVIDEIFELAK, from the coding sequence ATGGAAAATTTTAGTTTTTGCAATCCTGTAAGAGTTGAATTTGGAAAAGATAAAGAGAAAAATATTGGCAAGTATATGAGTGAATTTGAAGCTAAAAAAGCTTTGATCATATATGGAAGTAACCGTATAAAAAACTCAGGTTTGTTTGATGTGGTTATAAGTAGCTTAAAAGAAAATGGTATAGAATTTACTGTGTGTGGCGGGGTTAAAAGTAACCCTGTTTTAAGTAAAGTAAAAGAGGGTATTGAGATAGCTAAAAAGTATGGTGCTGATAGCATTTTAGCTGTTGGTGGTGGGTCTGTTTTAGACTCAGCCAAAGCTATTAGTGTGGGGGCTTGTTATGATGGTGATGTTTGGGACTTCTTCTTAGGCAAAAAGCCAGTTAAAGCTCTTAAAATATTTGACATTATAACTCTTGCTGCAACAGGAAGTGAGATGAATAGCGGTGCGGTTATAACAAATGAAGATACTTTACAAAAATACTCTTGCATTTCACCTGTAATGTTTCCAAAGGTTTCAGTTATAAATCCAGAACTTCAAAAAAGTGTTAGTAGAGAGTATTTAGTTTATTCAGCAAGTGATGTTATAGCCCACTCAATTGAAGCATATTTTACAGCTAAAAATAGACCAAATTTGATAAATTTGCAAGTTGAAGCAAATATAAAAACTATTATGAGAACAACTGAAATTTTACTTGATAAACCAGATGATTATAATGCAAGAGCTGAGTTTGCATGGGCTGCTACTATGGCATTAAATGGTCTAACACATCTTGGGCTTGGTGGGTATAGTTTTCCAAATCATATGATAGAACATGCTATGAGTGCAGTTAGTGATTGCCCTCATGGTGCAGGGCTTTCTGTGATAATGCCTGCGTGGATGATGTGGTATAGAGATAATAATATAGAACAATTTAAAAGATTTGCTTATGAAATTTTTGGTCTTAATGAAGCTAAGGATGGAATACTAGCTTTAAAAAAATGGTTTGAAAAAATTGGTACACCAACTAAATTATCAGAGCTTAAAATAGAGGGTGAAATTTTAGATGAGGTTAAAAATGTTGCTATAAATAGCACTAAAAAGTATGGAGTTACTGAGTTTTATTCTAAAAAAGTAATAGATGAAATTTTTGAATTAGCAAAATAG
- the dcuC gene encoding C4-dicarboxylate transporter DcuC: METLNLIFAVLGVIAVVLLLIMKYDTKTVLIGVGLILCVISLKPMNGFEAFTASMTKAGLIKAICASMGFAFVMKFTKCDQHLVRLLTSPLKNVGIFLIPITIAVTYMINIAIPSASGCAAAVGATLIPLLMAAGIRPEMAAASVLAGTFGGVLSPGSAHNIFVTDLVRKTDPTFTVQDVIKVQFSSAMLALVIVLIVVTAAAIIFKDYQKGKNFSLPQEEGAKDLGVQNVNFLYALMPLVPLVILIVGATNLSELSFLTWTKMGVAEAMILGALVAMAVTMTNPQNITKEFFNGMGNSYANIIGIIIAAGVFVAGLKACGAIDAIVDFLKAEQHYVKFGGTFIPFLMGTVTGSGDAAAFAFNEAITTKAAELGFDQAKLGMAAAITGALGRTASPIAGACIVCAGIAGANPLQIAKRTFFGMLLSVAAIAFFIL; the protein is encoded by the coding sequence ATGGAAACGCTAAATTTAATTTTTGCGGTTTTAGGCGTAATAGCAGTTGTTTTGCTATTAATCATGAAATATGACACAAAGACGGTGTTAATAGGAGTTGGTCTAATTCTTTGTGTGATCTCACTTAAGCCAATGAATGGTTTTGAGGCTTTTACTGCAAGTATGACAAAGGCAGGTCTTATAAAAGCAATTTGTGCTAGTATGGGGTTTGCTTTTGTTATGAAATTTACAAAATGCGACCAGCATTTAGTTAGACTCTTAACAAGTCCATTGAAAAATGTTGGTATTTTTCTAATACCGATTACCATAGCAGTTACATATATGATTAACATAGCTATCCCTTCGGCTTCAGGTTGCGCGGCTGCTGTTGGTGCTACTTTAATACCGCTTTTAATGGCTGCAGGAATTAGACCTGAAATGGCTGCAGCTTCAGTACTTGCTGGAACTTTTGGTGGTGTTTTAAGCCCAGGTTCAGCACACAATATTTTTGTAACCGATCTAGTTAGAAAAACAGATCCAACTTTTACTGTTCAAGATGTTATCAAGGTTCAATTTTCAAGTGCTATGTTAGCTTTGGTTATAGTTTTGATAGTTGTTACAGCAGCAGCTATAATATTCAAAGACTATCAAAAAGGTAAAAATTTCTCACTTCCACAAGAAGAAGGTGCAAAAGATCTTGGCGTTCAAAATGTAAATTTCTTATACGCTTTAATGCCATTAGTACCATTAGTTATTTTGATAGTAGGTGCCACTAATTTATCAGAACTTAGCTTTCTTACTTGGACAAAAATGGGAGTTGCTGAAGCAATGATACTTGGTGCTTTAGTTGCAATGGCAGTAACCATGACAAATCCGCAAAATATAACAAAAGAGTTTTTCAATGGTATGGGTAACTCATATGCTAATATTATAGGTATCATAATAGCAGCAGGTGTATTTGTTGCAGGACTTAAAGCTTGTGGTGCTATAGATGCAATTGTGGATTTCTTAAAAGCAGAACAGCACTATGTAAAATTTGGTGGAACATTTATACCATTTTTAATGGGAACTGTTACAGGTTCAGGCGACGCTGCAGCATTTGCATTTAATGAAGCTATTACAACAAAAGCAGCTGAACTTGGATTTGATCAGGCAAAACTAGGAATGGCAGCAGCTATTACAGGGGCATTAGGAAGGACAGCTTCTCCAATAGCAGGAGCTTGCATAGTTTGTGCTGGGATTGCAGGAGCTAATCCGCTTCAAATAGCTAAAAGAACATTCTTTGGTATGCTTTTATCTGTTGCTGCAATTGCATTTTTCATTCTTTAA